The following proteins are co-located in the Diorhabda carinulata isolate Delta chromosome 4, icDioCari1.1, whole genome shotgun sequence genome:
- the LOC130892475 gene encoding inositol polyphosphate-5-phosphatase A isoform X1: MDSSTIPVLLVTANVGSIFEDPNEMLKIWTEEFLSTVSKLDPKFIGLHCQEVGGKNYELSMKHVGNFVKLLMSSNELRLFDKIRIFLDEDYSSAENFTALGNLYFVHQSLNNISIWDFKNCVFTPVQGQEIHSGNIEAVVTKEKAKFPQNFFPECKWSRKGFMRTRWSLNGTIVDMINIHLFHDASNFIAMESSPSVYSKNRRRALQHTLQKFHNDQYENAPYFIFGDFNFRTDTDGVVKKLTDGLRTIRVQNNKNNEYTKLQFMTEDSKLVLTVGKKEFNHSDHQTVFTSEWNFQLKSFDKECEAFEDTLWEFPVTFPPSYPFEEKISHGTIYMQTRCPAWCDRVLLSKSAKKLIKNDTDTKYGLMGIKTCMGDHKPVYLRINLKEKAGINVCCEHAPFACLPDSCKCYPMYASVEINIVDMGIYNNSSFQELPKLDSKLLQEPITRNMLSHEPYTPESVDSHSNSPLHMDRTESISPLQLKSKLENIIRMKLDKSTHLMKRSVSENVDVDKPKNIFRTRAMSEIPKNAYARVKLIPTSRAESLNRLQSHHSSSDEDWFEFEEETHIKRLEDCFENTHKNTTVDIPIFIENDHKKKRCRLGKNRTWTKFNCCAIV; this comes from the exons CCAAATGAAATGCTTAAAATATGGACTGAAGAATTTTTATCGACTGTCTCCAAGTTAGATCCTAAATTCATAGGTTTACATTGTCAAGAAGTGGGAGGTAAAAACTATGAACTTAGTATGAAACATGTTGGTAACTTTGTTAAGTTATTGATGTCCAGCAATGAATTACgcttatttgataaaattaggATCTTTTTAGATGAAGATTACAGTTCTGCTGAAAATTTTAca gCGTTAGggaatttatattttgtacatcAATCtttgaacaatatttcaatatggGACttcaaaaattgtgtatttacGCCCGTCCAAGGCCAAGAAATACATTCAGGTAACATCGAGGCTGTTGTTACTAAAGAAAAAGCGaaatttccacaaaatttttttcccgaA TGTAAGTGGTCAAGAAAAGGATTTATGCGGACAAGATGGTCTTTGAACGGCACAATTGTTGACATGATAAATATCCATTTATTTCATGATGCCTCGAACTTTATAGCCATGGAATCATCTCCATCGGTTTACTCTAAAAATAGGCGAAGGGCGTTACAACATACATTACAAAAGTTTCATAATGACCAATATGAAAATGCTCCCTACTTTATTTTTGGGGACTTCAATTTTAGGACTGATACGGATGGTGTTGTTaag aaattgaCTGATGGTCTTAGGACAATACgagtacaaaataataaaaacaatgaatataCCAAACTGCAGTTCATGACTGAAGATAGCAAGTTGGTACTGACTGTGGGTAAAAAAGAATTCAACCATTCTGACCATCAGACTGTATTTACTTCGGAATGG AATTTTCAGCTCAAATCCTTTGACAAGGAATGTGAAGCTTTCGAAGATACTTTATGGGAATTTCCAGTTACGTTCCCACCGTCCTAtccatttgaagaaaaaatttcacatgGTACTATATACATGCAGACAAGATGTCCGGCTTGGTGTGATCGAGTGTTGTTAAGCAAAAGTGCAAagaaacttataaaaaatgacACGGATACAAAATACGGTCTTATGGGAATCAAAACTTGCATGGGTGACCACAAG CCAGTATATCTCAGAATAAATCTCAAGGAAAAAGCAGGTATAAATGTATGTTGTGAACACGCACCTTTTGCTTGCTTGCCTGACAGTTGCAAATGTTATCCAATGTACGCTtctgttgaaataaatatagtaGATATGggtatatataataatagtagCTTCCAGGAGTTGCCCAAACTCGATTCCAAATTGCTTCAAGAACCAATCACCAGAAACATGTTGTCCCACGAACCGTACACCCCCGAAAGTGTTGATTCGCACAGTAATTCTCCTTTGCATATGGATAGGACAGAATCTATTTCTCCTTTACAATTAAAATccaaattggaaaatataatacGAATGAAATTAGATAAATCGACGCATCTAATGAAGAGGTCAGTCTCCGAGAATGTCGATGTGGAtaaacctaaaaatatattcagaacAAGAGCCATGTCCGAGATACCCAAAAACGCGTATGCTCGTGTAAAATTAATACCTACATCTCGCGCTGAATCGTTGAATCGATTACAAAGTCATCATAGCTCTTCTGATGAAGATTGGTTTGAGTTTGAGGAAGAAACTCATATAAAACGTTTGGAAGATTGTTTCGAAAATACTCATAAAAATACTACTGTAGATATTcctatttttatagaaaatgacCATAAAAAGAAACGATGTAGATTAGGAAAGAATAGGACTTGGACGAAATTCAATTGCTGTGCTATAGtgtga
- the LOC130892475 gene encoding inositol polyphosphate-5-phosphatase A isoform X2, which produces MDSSTIPVLLVTANVGSIFEDPNEMLKIWTEEFLSTVSKLDPKFIGLHCQEVGGKNYELSMKHVGNFVKLLMSSNELRLFDKIRIFLDEDYSSAENFTALGNLYFVHQSLNNISIWDFKNCVFTPVQGQEIHSGNIEAVVTKEKAKFPQNFFPECKWSRKGFMRTRWSLNGTIVDMINIHLFHDASNFIAMESSPSVYSKNRRRALQHTLQKFHNDQYENAPYFIFGDFNFRTDTDGVVKKLTDGLRTIRVQNNKNNEYTKLQFMTEDSKLVLTVGKKEFNHSDHQTVFTSEWLKSFDKECEAFEDTLWEFPVTFPPSYPFEEKISHGTIYMQTRCPAWCDRVLLSKSAKKLIKNDTDTKYGLMGIKTCMGDHKPVYLRINLKEKAGINVCCEHAPFACLPDSCKCYPMYASVEINIVDMGIYNNSSFQELPKLDSKLLQEPITRNMLSHEPYTPESVDSHSNSPLHMDRTESISPLQLKSKLENIIRMKLDKSTHLMKRSVSENVDVDKPKNIFRTRAMSEIPKNAYARVKLIPTSRAESLNRLQSHHSSSDEDWFEFEEETHIKRLEDCFENTHKNTTVDIPIFIENDHKKKRCRLGKNRTWTKFNCCAIV; this is translated from the exons CCAAATGAAATGCTTAAAATATGGACTGAAGAATTTTTATCGACTGTCTCCAAGTTAGATCCTAAATTCATAGGTTTACATTGTCAAGAAGTGGGAGGTAAAAACTATGAACTTAGTATGAAACATGTTGGTAACTTTGTTAAGTTATTGATGTCCAGCAATGAATTACgcttatttgataaaattaggATCTTTTTAGATGAAGATTACAGTTCTGCTGAAAATTTTAca gCGTTAGggaatttatattttgtacatcAATCtttgaacaatatttcaatatggGACttcaaaaattgtgtatttacGCCCGTCCAAGGCCAAGAAATACATTCAGGTAACATCGAGGCTGTTGTTACTAAAGAAAAAGCGaaatttccacaaaatttttttcccgaA TGTAAGTGGTCAAGAAAAGGATTTATGCGGACAAGATGGTCTTTGAACGGCACAATTGTTGACATGATAAATATCCATTTATTTCATGATGCCTCGAACTTTATAGCCATGGAATCATCTCCATCGGTTTACTCTAAAAATAGGCGAAGGGCGTTACAACATACATTACAAAAGTTTCATAATGACCAATATGAAAATGCTCCCTACTTTATTTTTGGGGACTTCAATTTTAGGACTGATACGGATGGTGTTGTTaag aaattgaCTGATGGTCTTAGGACAATACgagtacaaaataataaaaacaatgaatataCCAAACTGCAGTTCATGACTGAAGATAGCAAGTTGGTACTGACTGTGGGTAAAAAAGAATTCAACCATTCTGACCATCAGACTGTATTTACTTCGGAATGG CTCAAATCCTTTGACAAGGAATGTGAAGCTTTCGAAGATACTTTATGGGAATTTCCAGTTACGTTCCCACCGTCCTAtccatttgaagaaaaaatttcacatgGTACTATATACATGCAGACAAGATGTCCGGCTTGGTGTGATCGAGTGTTGTTAAGCAAAAGTGCAAagaaacttataaaaaatgacACGGATACAAAATACGGTCTTATGGGAATCAAAACTTGCATGGGTGACCACAAG CCAGTATATCTCAGAATAAATCTCAAGGAAAAAGCAGGTATAAATGTATGTTGTGAACACGCACCTTTTGCTTGCTTGCCTGACAGTTGCAAATGTTATCCAATGTACGCTtctgttgaaataaatatagtaGATATGggtatatataataatagtagCTTCCAGGAGTTGCCCAAACTCGATTCCAAATTGCTTCAAGAACCAATCACCAGAAACATGTTGTCCCACGAACCGTACACCCCCGAAAGTGTTGATTCGCACAGTAATTCTCCTTTGCATATGGATAGGACAGAATCTATTTCTCCTTTACAATTAAAATccaaattggaaaatataatacGAATGAAATTAGATAAATCGACGCATCTAATGAAGAGGTCAGTCTCCGAGAATGTCGATGTGGAtaaacctaaaaatatattcagaacAAGAGCCATGTCCGAGATACCCAAAAACGCGTATGCTCGTGTAAAATTAATACCTACATCTCGCGCTGAATCGTTGAATCGATTACAAAGTCATCATAGCTCTTCTGATGAAGATTGGTTTGAGTTTGAGGAAGAAACTCATATAAAACGTTTGGAAGATTGTTTCGAAAATACTCATAAAAATACTACTGTAGATATTcctatttttatagaaaatgacCATAAAAAGAAACGATGTAGATTAGGAAAGAATAGGACTTGGACGAAATTCAATTGCTGTGCTATAGtgtga
- the LOC130892475 gene encoding inositol polyphosphate-5-phosphatase A isoform X4, translating to MDSSTIPVLLVTANVGSIFEDPNEMLKIWTEEFLSTVSKLDPKFIGLHCQEVGGKNYELSMKHVGNFVKLLMSSNELRLFDKIRIFLDEDYSSAENFTALGNLYFVHQSLNNISIWDFKNCVFTPVQGQEIHSGNIEAVVTKEKAKFPQNFFPECKWSRKGFMRTRWSLNGTIVDMINIHLFHDASNFIAMESSPSVYSKNRRRALQHTLQKFHNDQYENAPYFIFGDFNFRTDTDGVVKKLTDGLRTIRVQNNKNNEYTKLQFMTEDSKLVLTVGKKEFNHSDHQTVFTSEWNFQLKSFDKECEAFEDTLWEFPVTFPPSYPFEEKISHGTIYMQTRCPAWCDRVLLSKSAKKLIKNDTDTKYGLMGIKTCMGDHKPVYLRINLKEKAGINSCALFCEFD from the exons CCAAATGAAATGCTTAAAATATGGACTGAAGAATTTTTATCGACTGTCTCCAAGTTAGATCCTAAATTCATAGGTTTACATTGTCAAGAAGTGGGAGGTAAAAACTATGAACTTAGTATGAAACATGTTGGTAACTTTGTTAAGTTATTGATGTCCAGCAATGAATTACgcttatttgataaaattaggATCTTTTTAGATGAAGATTACAGTTCTGCTGAAAATTTTAca gCGTTAGggaatttatattttgtacatcAATCtttgaacaatatttcaatatggGACttcaaaaattgtgtatttacGCCCGTCCAAGGCCAAGAAATACATTCAGGTAACATCGAGGCTGTTGTTACTAAAGAAAAAGCGaaatttccacaaaatttttttcccgaA TGTAAGTGGTCAAGAAAAGGATTTATGCGGACAAGATGGTCTTTGAACGGCACAATTGTTGACATGATAAATATCCATTTATTTCATGATGCCTCGAACTTTATAGCCATGGAATCATCTCCATCGGTTTACTCTAAAAATAGGCGAAGGGCGTTACAACATACATTACAAAAGTTTCATAATGACCAATATGAAAATGCTCCCTACTTTATTTTTGGGGACTTCAATTTTAGGACTGATACGGATGGTGTTGTTaag aaattgaCTGATGGTCTTAGGACAATACgagtacaaaataataaaaacaatgaatataCCAAACTGCAGTTCATGACTGAAGATAGCAAGTTGGTACTGACTGTGGGTAAAAAAGAATTCAACCATTCTGACCATCAGACTGTATTTACTTCGGAATGG AATTTTCAGCTCAAATCCTTTGACAAGGAATGTGAAGCTTTCGAAGATACTTTATGGGAATTTCCAGTTACGTTCCCACCGTCCTAtccatttgaagaaaaaatttcacatgGTACTATATACATGCAGACAAGATGTCCGGCTTGGTGTGATCGAGTGTTGTTAAGCAAAAGTGCAAagaaacttataaaaaatgacACGGATACAAAATACGGTCTTATGGGAATCAAAACTTGCATGGGTGACCACAAG CCAGTATATCTCAGAATAAATCTCAAGGAAAAAGCAGGTATAAAT
- the LOC130892475 gene encoding inositol polyphosphate-5-phosphatase A isoform X5, protein MDSSTIPVLLVTANVGSIFEDPNEMLKIWTEEFLSTVSKLDPKFIGLHCQEVGGKNYELSMKHVGNFVKLLMSSNELRLFDKIRIFLDEDYSSAENFTALGNLYFVHQSLNNISIWDFKNCVFTPVQGQEIHSGNIEAVVTKEKAKFPQNFFPECKWSRKGFMRTRWSLNGTIVDMINIHLFHDASNFIAMESSPSVYSKNRRRALQHTLQKFHNDQYENAPYFIFGDFNFRTDTDGVVKKLTDGLRTIRVQNNKNNEYTKLQFMTEDSKLVLTVGKKEFNHSDHQTVFTSEWNFQLKSFDKECEAFEDTLWEFPVTFPPSYPFEEKISHGTIYMQTRCPAWCDRVLLSKSAKKLIKNDTDTKYGLMGIKTCMGDHKPVYLRINLKEKAELCAIL, encoded by the exons CCAAATGAAATGCTTAAAATATGGACTGAAGAATTTTTATCGACTGTCTCCAAGTTAGATCCTAAATTCATAGGTTTACATTGTCAAGAAGTGGGAGGTAAAAACTATGAACTTAGTATGAAACATGTTGGTAACTTTGTTAAGTTATTGATGTCCAGCAATGAATTACgcttatttgataaaattaggATCTTTTTAGATGAAGATTACAGTTCTGCTGAAAATTTTAca gCGTTAGggaatttatattttgtacatcAATCtttgaacaatatttcaatatggGACttcaaaaattgtgtatttacGCCCGTCCAAGGCCAAGAAATACATTCAGGTAACATCGAGGCTGTTGTTACTAAAGAAAAAGCGaaatttccacaaaatttttttcccgaA TGTAAGTGGTCAAGAAAAGGATTTATGCGGACAAGATGGTCTTTGAACGGCACAATTGTTGACATGATAAATATCCATTTATTTCATGATGCCTCGAACTTTATAGCCATGGAATCATCTCCATCGGTTTACTCTAAAAATAGGCGAAGGGCGTTACAACATACATTACAAAAGTTTCATAATGACCAATATGAAAATGCTCCCTACTTTATTTTTGGGGACTTCAATTTTAGGACTGATACGGATGGTGTTGTTaag aaattgaCTGATGGTCTTAGGACAATACgagtacaaaataataaaaacaatgaatataCCAAACTGCAGTTCATGACTGAAGATAGCAAGTTGGTACTGACTGTGGGTAAAAAAGAATTCAACCATTCTGACCATCAGACTGTATTTACTTCGGAATGG AATTTTCAGCTCAAATCCTTTGACAAGGAATGTGAAGCTTTCGAAGATACTTTATGGGAATTTCCAGTTACGTTCCCACCGTCCTAtccatttgaagaaaaaatttcacatgGTACTATATACATGCAGACAAGATGTCCGGCTTGGTGTGATCGAGTGTTGTTAAGCAAAAGTGCAAagaaacttataaaaaatgacACGGATACAAAATACGGTCTTATGGGAATCAAAACTTGCATGGGTGACCACAAG CCAGTATATCTCAGAATAAATCTCAAGGAAAAAGCAG